Proteins from one Piscinibacter lacus genomic window:
- a CDS encoding phosphatidate cytidylyltransferase, whose translation MGDLRTLSVSQQTGLLFLIVFGLLALSSLALFARSLRPDPSPAQRLSLASLQRDLRAVWIGSLLFWLSWLSGPLGATLLFGFFSFLALREFITLMHTGRSDHRALILAFFVVLPLQYLLVGTRRFDLFSVMIPVYAFFALPVASALAGDPQRFLERNAKIQWGIMVCVYGLSHTPALLLLNFPRHGGRGAFLVFFLVVVVGLGQLVQGWASRRLPGRPVVRQIDRRFSWRAWASGTLAAGLAGALMYWATPFKPLQAMSLALIAAGSGLLGELVMQALKRDAGVRHWGHRVAVVPAGAEGLGTVTGAVGLLDRIAALCFAAPVFFHAVRWYFSLGR comes from the coding sequence ATGGGCGACTTGCGCACGCTCAGCGTCAGCCAGCAGACCGGCCTGCTGTTCCTGATCGTCTTCGGCCTGCTGGCCCTGAGCAGCCTGGCCCTGTTCGCCCGCAGCCTGCGACCCGACCCCAGCCCGGCTCAGCGCCTGAGCCTGGCCAGCTTGCAGCGCGACCTGCGCGCGGTCTGGATCGGCAGCCTGCTGTTCTGGCTGTCCTGGCTCAGCGGGCCGCTGGGTGCCACCCTGCTCTTCGGCTTCTTCAGCTTCCTGGCGCTGCGCGAGTTCATCACCCTGATGCACACCGGCCGCAGCGACCACCGGGCGCTGATCCTGGCCTTCTTCGTCGTGCTGCCGCTGCAGTACCTGCTGGTCGGCACGCGGCGCTTCGACCTGTTCAGCGTGATGATCCCGGTCTATGCCTTCTTCGCGCTGCCGGTGGCCAGCGCGCTGGCCGGCGATCCGCAGCGCTTCCTGGAACGCAATGCCAAGATCCAGTGGGGCATCATGGTCTGCGTCTACGGCCTGTCGCACACGCCGGCCCTGCTGCTGCTGAACTTTCCGCGGCATGGCGGGCGGGGTGCCTTCCTGGTCTTCTTCCTGGTCGTCGTCGTCGGCCTCGGGCAGCTCGTCCAGGGCTGGGCCAGCCGGCGCCTGCCGGGCCGGCCGGTGGTGCGGCAGATCGACCGCCGCTTCAGTTGGCGGGCCTGGGCCAGCGGCACGCTGGCGGCCGGCCTGGCGGGCGCGCTGATGTACTGGGCCACGCCCTTCAAGCCGCTGCAGGCCATGAGCCTGGCCCTGATCGCGGCCGGCAGCGGCCTGCTCGGCGAGCTGGTGATGCAGGCCCTCAAGCGCGATGCCGGCGTGCGCCACTGGGGCCACCGCGTGGCCGTGGTGCCGGCCGGGGCCGAGGGCCTGGGCACGGTCACCGGCGCGGTCGGCCTGCTCGACCGCATTGCAGCGCTGTGCTTTGCCGCACCGGTCTTCTTCCATGCCGTGCGCTGGTACTTCAGCCTCGGACGCTGA
- a CDS encoding lysophospholipid acyltransferase family protein produces MSTGLATVMGWLLSFIARLVTGAQGHWLGCVPKDEQRIYFANHQSHLDWVLIWCALPRELRARTRPIAARDYWTTGRFKHWITREVFRAVYVSRSRSEDQDPLEPLVEALSAGDSLVIFPEGTRSNLGEPQAFKTGLYHLARQFPQAVLIPAWIDNVQRVMPKGEVVPVPILCTVSFGAPLAPPAGGEDKRDFLARARAAVLALRPASP; encoded by the coding sequence ATGAGCACCGGACTCGCCACCGTCATGGGCTGGTTGCTGTCCTTCATCGCGCGCCTGGTCACCGGGGCCCAGGGCCACTGGCTGGGCTGCGTGCCGAAGGACGAGCAGCGCATCTACTTTGCCAACCACCAGAGCCACCTCGACTGGGTGCTGATCTGGTGCGCCCTGCCGCGCGAGCTGCGCGCCCGCACCCGGCCGATCGCCGCCCGGGACTACTGGACCACCGGCCGCTTCAAGCACTGGATCACCCGCGAGGTCTTCCGCGCCGTCTACGTCAGCCGCAGCCGCAGCGAGGACCAGGATCCGCTGGAGCCGCTGGTCGAGGCGCTTTCCGCGGGCGATTCGCTGGTGATCTTTCCCGAGGGCACGCGCAGCAACCTCGGCGAACCGCAGGCCTTCAAGACCGGGCTCTACCACCTGGCCCGGCAGTTCCCGCAGGCGGTGCTGATCCCGGCCTGGATCGACAACGTCCAGCGCGTGATGCCCAAGGGCGAGGTCGTGCCGGTGCCCATCCTCTGCACGGTCAGCTTCGGCGCGCCGCTGGCGCCGCCGGCCGGCGGCGAGGACAAGCGCGACTTCCTGGCGCGCGCGCGCGCCGCCGTGCTGGCCCTGCGGCCGGCCAGTCCCTGA
- the hisA gene encoding 1-(5-phosphoribosyl)-5-[(5-phosphoribosylamino)methylideneamino]imidazole-4-carboxamide isomerase, producing MLLIPAIDLKDGRCVRLQQGDMNVSTTFGEDPAAMARRWIDAGARRLHLVDLNGAFAGKPVNEPAIKAILKEVGEEIPVQLGGGIRDLDTIERYLDGGLSYIIIGTAAVKNPGFLRDACTAFGGHIIVGLDAKDGKVATDGWSKLTGHEVVDLAKKFEDYGVEAVIYTDIGRDGMLTGINIEATVKLAQALTIPVIASGGLSNLADIEALCAVESEGVQGVICGRAIYTGALDLAAGQRLADELTGISQG from the coding sequence ATGCTCCTGATTCCTGCCATCGACCTCAAGGACGGCCGATGCGTCCGCCTGCAACAGGGCGACATGAACGTCTCCACCACCTTTGGTGAGGATCCCGCCGCCATGGCCCGCCGCTGGATCGATGCGGGCGCGCGTCGCCTGCACCTGGTCGACCTGAACGGCGCCTTCGCCGGCAAGCCGGTCAACGAGCCCGCGATCAAGGCCATCCTCAAGGAGGTCGGCGAAGAGATCCCGGTGCAGCTCGGCGGCGGCATCCGCGACCTCGACACCATCGAGCGCTACCTCGACGGCGGCTTGAGCTACATCATCATCGGCACCGCCGCGGTCAAGAACCCCGGCTTCCTGCGCGATGCCTGCACGGCCTTCGGCGGCCACATCATCGTCGGCCTCGATGCCAAGGACGGCAAGGTCGCGACCGACGGCTGGAGCAAGCTGACCGGCCACGAGGTGGTGGACCTCGCCAAGAAGTTCGAGGACTACGGCGTCGAAGCCGTGATCTACACCGACATCGGCCGCGACGGCATGCTGACCGGCATCAACATCGAGGCCACCGTCAAGCTGGCCCAGGCCCTGACCATTCCGGTCATTGCCTCCGGCGGCCTGTCGAACCTGGCCGACATCGAGGCGCTGTGCGCGGTCGAATCCGAAGGCGTGCAGGGCGTGATCTGCGGCCGTGCGATCTACACCGGCGCGCTCGACCTTGCGGCCGGCCAGCGCCTGGCCGACGAGCTGACCGGGATCTCGCAAGGCTGA
- the dusB gene encoding tRNA dihydrouridine synthase DusB, with protein sequence MTAPLALGPITVPNRLFVAPMAGVTDRPFRMLCKRLGAGYAVSEMVTSRRELWDSLKTSRRANHEGESAPIAVQIAGTDPAEMAEAARYNIARGAQVIDINMGCPAKKVCKVWAGSALMQDEDLALRIVEATVEAARPHGVPVTLKMRTGWSASGRNALTIARKAEAAGIAMVTVHGRTREQGYGGEAEHDTVAAIKRALSIPVVANGDIDSPERAREVLARSGCDAIMIGRAAQGRPWIFGDIAHFLATGRHRPAPATLQVADWLLEHLVDHCSLYGETAGLRSARKHIGWAVQGLPGGADFRDRMNRIDTAAAQQAAVRDYFQALAQQHPRLPAAEPKRPAETAAPHDDLPAAACAAA encoded by the coding sequence GTGACCGCTCCCCTCGCCCTCGGCCCGATCACGGTGCCCAACCGCCTCTTCGTCGCCCCCATGGCGGGGGTGACGGACCGGCCCTTTCGCATGCTGTGCAAGCGGCTTGGCGCGGGCTATGCGGTCAGCGAGATGGTCACCTCGCGCCGCGAGCTGTGGGACAGCCTGAAGACCTCGCGCCGGGCCAACCACGAGGGCGAGAGCGCGCCGATCGCCGTGCAGATCGCCGGCACCGACCCGGCCGAGATGGCCGAAGCCGCGCGCTACAACATCGCCCGCGGCGCCCAGGTCATCGACATCAACATGGGCTGCCCGGCCAAGAAGGTCTGCAAGGTCTGGGCGGGCTCGGCCCTGATGCAGGACGAGGATCTGGCCCTGCGCATCGTCGAGGCCACGGTCGAGGCCGCCCGGCCCCACGGCGTGCCGGTCACGCTGAAGATGCGCACCGGCTGGAGCGCGAGCGGCCGCAATGCGCTGACGATCGCCCGCAAGGCCGAGGCCGCCGGCATTGCCATGGTCACCGTGCACGGCCGCACCCGCGAGCAGGGCTACGGCGGCGAAGCCGAGCACGACACCGTGGCCGCCATCAAGCGCGCGCTGTCCATCCCGGTGGTGGCCAATGGCGACATCGACAGCCCCGAGCGCGCCCGCGAGGTGCTGGCCCGCAGCGGCTGCGACGCGATCATGATCGGCCGCGCGGCCCAGGGCCGGCCGTGGATCTTCGGCGACATCGCACACTTCCTGGCCACCGGCCGCCACCGGCCGGCGCCGGCCACGCTGCAAGTGGCCGACTGGCTGCTGGAGCACCTGGTCGACCATTGCAGCCTCTACGGCGAGACCGCCGGCCTGCGCAGCGCGCGCAAGCACATCGGCTGGGCCGTCCAGGGCCTGCCGGGCGGGGCGGACTTCCGCGACCGCATGAACCGCATCGACACCGCCGCGGCCCAGCAAGCCGCCGTGCGGGACTACTTCCAGGCCCTCGCGCAGCAGCATCCGCGGCTGCCGGCGGCCGAGCCCAAGCGGCCCGCCGAGACCGCCGCCCCCCACGACGACCTGCCCGCCGCCGCCTGCGCCGCGGCCTGA
- a CDS encoding PIN domain-containing protein, producing MPNASTVFVDTNVLLYAQDPRSPDKQRAASRWLQQCWQTDSGRISTQVLHEFYVNLRRLAPKLALREARAMVARYRLWRPLLVDEATVDLAWEIQDQHPLSYWDALMVAAARQQGCAVMLTEDLQHGLQLGGVRIVDPFREPPGAPA from the coding sequence ATGCCGAACGCCTCGACCGTTTTCGTTGACACCAACGTCCTGCTCTACGCGCAGGATCCACGCAGCCCGGACAAGCAGCGGGCCGCCAGCCGCTGGCTGCAGCAATGCTGGCAGACCGACAGCGGCCGCATCAGCACCCAGGTGCTACACGAGTTCTACGTGAACCTGCGCCGCCTGGCGCCCAAGCTGGCCCTGCGCGAAGCGCGTGCCATGGTCGCCCGCTACCGCCTGTGGCGGCCTCTGCTGGTCGACGAGGCCACCGTCGATCTGGCCTGGGAGATCCAGGACCAGCATCCCTTGAGCTACTGGGACGCGCTGATGGTGGCCGCCGCCCGCCAGCAAGGCTGTGCGGTGATGCTCACCGAGGACCTGCAGCACGGGCTGCAACTTGGCGGCGTGCGCATCGTCGACCCCTTCCGCGAACCCCCCGGGGCGCCGGCTTGA
- a CDS encoding CopG family transcriptional regulator: protein MKNVTVTMEESVAEWARLEAARRNTSVSRLIGEMLAEKMRHDDAYERAMREALEFRLLPFEGPPLTREEIYAERLDRFR, encoded by the coding sequence ATGAAAAACGTCACCGTCACCATGGAAGAAAGCGTCGCCGAATGGGCCCGCCTGGAAGCCGCGCGGCGCAATACCAGCGTCTCCCGCCTGATCGGCGAGATGCTGGCCGAGAAGATGCGCCACGACGATGCCTACGAGCGCGCGATGCGCGAGGCGCTGGAGTTCCGCCTGCTGCCCTTCGAAGGCCCGCCGCTGACGCGCGAGGAGATCTATGCCGAACGCCTCGACCGTTTTCGTTGA
- a CDS encoding Fis family transcriptional regulator has translation MSNKKTIEGCIRDSLEGYFKDLRGAEPHNVYDMVMEVVEKPLLDVVMQQAEGNQSRAAEWLGINRNTLRRKLSQHKLIKQDGPRG, from the coding sequence ATGAGCAACAAGAAGACGATCGAAGGCTGCATCCGCGACAGCCTGGAAGGCTATTTCAAGGACCTGCGCGGCGCCGAGCCGCACAACGTCTACGACATGGTGATGGAAGTGGTCGAGAAGCCGCTGCTCGACGTGGTCATGCAGCAGGCCGAGGGCAACCAGTCCCGGGCCGCCGAGTGGCTGGGCATCAACCGCAACACCCTGCGCCGCAAGCTTTCGCAGCACAAGCTCATCAAGCAAGACGGCCCGCGCGGCTGA
- the hisB gene encoding imidazoleglycerol-phosphate dehydratase HisB: MSSLPRTASVQRDTKETQIHVAVNLDGTGEAQLATGIGFFDHMLDQIARHGLIDLRIDAKGDLHIDGHHTVEDVGITLGQAFAQAVGDKRGIRRYGHAYVPLDEALSRVTIDFSGRPGLHMDVNFTAGSIGGLDTQLVFEFFQGFVNHAGATLHIDNLKGHNAHHQCETIFKAFARATRFALEIDPRAAGVIPSTKGSL; encoded by the coding sequence ATGAGCAGCCTCCCCCGCACCGCCTCCGTCCAGCGCGACACCAAGGAGACGCAGATCCATGTGGCCGTCAACCTCGACGGCACGGGCGAAGCCCAGCTCGCCACCGGCATCGGCTTCTTCGACCACATGCTCGACCAGATCGCCCGCCACGGCCTGATCGACCTCCGCATCGACGCGAAGGGCGATCTGCACATCGACGGCCACCACACGGTGGAGGATGTCGGCATCACCCTCGGCCAGGCCTTTGCCCAGGCGGTGGGCGACAAGCGCGGCATCCGCCGCTACGGCCATGCCTATGTGCCGCTCGATGAAGCCCTGTCGCGCGTGACCATCGACTTCTCCGGCCGGCCCGGCCTGCACATGGACGTGAACTTCACCGCCGGCAGCATCGGCGGCCTGGACACCCAGCTCGTCTTCGAGTTCTTCCAGGGCTTCGTCAACCATGCCGGCGCGACCCTGCACATCGACAACCTCAAGGGCCACAACGCGCACCACCAGTGCGAGACGATCTTCAAGGCCTTCGCCCGCGCGACACGGTTTGCGCTGGAGATCGACCCCCGCGCCGCCGGCGTGATTCCTTCCACCAAAGGCAGCCTCTGA
- the hisC gene encoding histidinol-phosphate transaminase translates to MSRYWSDVVHRLTPYVPGEQPRIEGLVKLNTNECPYGPSEAVLAAMAAQTGEALRLYPDPQSSALREAIAAHHGLKPAQVFVGNGSDEVLAHAFLALLKHEAPLLHPDISYSFYPVYAKLYGIHTRELPLAEDFGIRVDDFLAATGDAQGAGAIIFPNPNAPTGMALPRAEIRRLLDGVPDAPVVIDEAYVDFGGESAAALIDRYPQLLVTRTLSKSRALAGLRVGYALGDPALIEALTRVKDSFNSYPLDRVAAAGAVASMQDEAWFAATCARIVATRERLTAALAARGFQVLPSAANFVFARHPGHAGAALAAALREHKVLVRQFPRPARIADFLRISIGTEAQTDTLLAALDRVLAAA, encoded by the coding sequence ATGAGCCGCTACTGGAGCGATGTCGTCCACCGCCTGACCCCCTATGTGCCGGGCGAACAGCCCCGCATCGAGGGCCTCGTCAAGCTCAACACCAACGAGTGCCCCTACGGCCCCAGCGAGGCCGTGCTGGCCGCGATGGCGGCGCAGACGGGCGAGGCCCTGCGCCTTTATCCCGACCCGCAGTCCAGCGCGCTGCGCGAGGCCATCGCCGCCCATCACGGCCTCAAGCCCGCCCAGGTCTTCGTCGGCAATGGCTCGGACGAGGTGTTGGCCCATGCCTTCCTCGCCCTGCTCAAGCACGAGGCGCCGCTGCTGCACCCGGACATCTCCTACAGCTTCTATCCGGTCTATGCCAAGCTCTATGGCATCCACACCCGCGAGCTGCCGCTGGCCGAGGACTTCGGCATCCGCGTCGATGATTTCCTCGCCGCCACAGGCGATGCCCAGGGCGCCGGCGCCATCATCTTCCCCAATCCGAATGCACCCACCGGCATGGCCCTGCCGCGGGCCGAGATCCGCCGCCTGCTCGACGGCGTGCCGGATGCGCCAGTCGTGATCGACGAGGCCTATGTCGATTTCGGCGGCGAATCGGCCGCGGCCCTGATCGACCGCTATCCGCAACTGCTGGTCACCCGCACGCTGTCCAAGTCGCGCGCGCTGGCCGGCCTGCGGGTGGGCTATGCGCTGGGCGACCCGGCGCTGATCGAGGCGCTGACGCGGGTGAAGGACAGCTTCAACTCCTACCCGCTGGACCGGGTGGCAGCGGCGGGCGCGGTCGCTTCCATGCAGGACGAGGCCTGGTTTGCCGCCACCTGCGCGCGCATCGTCGCCACCCGCGAGCGGCTGACGGCGGCGCTGGCCGCGCGCGGCTTCCAGGTGCTGCCCTCGGCCGCCAACTTCGTCTTCGCCCGCCACCCCGGCCATGCCGGCGCGGCCCTGGCCGCAGCGCTGCGCGAGCACAAGGTGCTGGTGCGCCAGTTCCCGCGGCCCGCGCGCATTGCCGATTTCCTGCGCATCAGCATCGGCACCGAGGCGCAGACCGACACCCTGCTGGCCGCGCTCGACCGCGTGCTGGCGGCCGCCTGA
- the purH gene encoding bifunctional phosphoribosylaminoimidazolecarboxamide formyltransferase/IMP cyclohydrolase, translating into MKLSHLSALLSVSDKTGLVELAQGLHALGIKLLSTGGTAKLLAEAGLPVTEVAEHTGFPEMLDGRVKTLHPKIHGGLLARRDVAAHRDALSTHGIATIDLLVVNLYPFEATVAKAGCTLGDAIENIDIGGPAMVRSAAKNWNDVAVLTDAAQYAGVLAELQAHGAVQRATRFALAVAAFNRISNYDAAISDYLSSLELPADDAAVPARSAFPAQSNGRFVKLQDLRYGENPHQQAALYRDLFPAPGSLVSAKQHQGKELSYNNLADADAAWEAVKAFDGASDGPACVIVKHANPCGVALGRTAAEAYAGAFATDPNSAFGGIIAFNVPVDAAAAEAVSKQFMEVLIAPGYSAEALRILAAKANTRVLEIPLDAVQREGATPWARGQNAQDVKRIGSGLLIQSADNAVLAAADLKLVTTRKPTPAQVADLLFAWKVAKFVKSNAIVFCSGGRTLGVGAGQMSRLDSVRIASIKAQHAGLSLRGAVVASDAFFPFRDGLDVLADAGASAVIQPGGSMRDEEVIAAADERGVAMVFTGLRHFRH; encoded by the coding sequence ATGAAGCTCTCGCATCTCAGCGCCCTGCTCTCGGTCTCCGACAAGACCGGCCTCGTCGAACTCGCCCAGGGCCTGCACGCCCTGGGCATCAAGCTGCTGTCGACCGGCGGCACCGCCAAGCTGCTGGCCGAAGCCGGCCTGCCAGTGACCGAAGTGGCCGAGCACACCGGCTTCCCGGAGATGCTCGACGGCCGGGTCAAGACCCTGCATCCCAAGATCCACGGCGGCCTGCTGGCCCGCCGCGATGTGGCCGCGCACCGCGATGCGCTCAGCACCCACGGCATCGCGACCATCGACCTGCTGGTCGTCAACCTCTACCCCTTCGAGGCCACCGTCGCCAAGGCCGGCTGCACGCTGGGCGATGCGATCGAGAACATCGACATCGGCGGCCCGGCCATGGTGCGCTCTGCCGCCAAGAACTGGAACGATGTGGCCGTGCTCACCGATGCCGCCCAGTACGCCGGCGTGCTGGCCGAGCTGCAAGCCCACGGCGCCGTGCAGCGCGCCACCCGCTTCGCCCTGGCCGTGGCGGCCTTCAACCGCATCAGCAACTACGACGCAGCGATCAGCGACTACCTGTCGTCCCTCGAGCTGCCGGCCGACGATGCCGCCGTGCCGGCCCGCAGCGCCTTCCCCGCGCAGAGCAATGGCCGCTTCGTCAAGCTGCAAGACCTGCGCTACGGCGAGAACCCGCACCAGCAGGCCGCGCTCTACCGCGACCTCTTCCCCGCCCCCGGCTCGCTGGTAAGCGCCAAGCAGCATCAGGGCAAGGAGCTGAGCTACAACAACCTCGCCGATGCGGACGCGGCCTGGGAAGCGGTGAAGGCCTTCGACGGCGCCAGCGACGGCCCGGCCTGCGTGATCGTCAAGCACGCCAACCCCTGCGGCGTGGCCCTGGGTCGCACGGCGGCCGAGGCCTATGCCGGCGCCTTCGCGACCGACCCGAACTCGGCCTTCGGCGGCATCATCGCCTTCAACGTGCCGGTGGATGCGGCAGCGGCCGAGGCCGTCAGCAAGCAGTTCATGGAGGTGCTGATCGCCCCGGGCTACAGCGCCGAGGCGCTGAGGATCCTGGCGGCCAAGGCCAACACCCGGGTGCTGGAGATCCCGCTCGATGCCGTGCAGCGCGAAGGCGCCACGCCCTGGGCGCGCGGCCAGAACGCGCAGGACGTCAAGCGCATCGGCTCGGGCCTGCTGATCCAGAGCGCGGACAACGCGGTGCTCGCCGCGGCCGATCTGAAGCTCGTCACCACGCGCAAGCCGACGCCGGCCCAGGTCGCCGACCTGCTGTTCGCCTGGAAGGTGGCCAAGTTCGTGAAGAGCAATGCCATCGTCTTCTGCAGCGGCGGCCGCACCCTGGGCGTGGGCGCCGGGCAGATGAGCCGGCTCGACAGCGTGCGCATCGCCAGCATCAAGGCCCAGCATGCCGGCCTGAGCCTGCGGGGCGCGGTGGTGGCCAGCGACGCCTTCTTCCCCTTCCGCGACGGCCTGGATGTGCTGGCCGACGCGGGCGCGAGCGCCGTCATCCAGCCGGGCGGCTCGATGCGCGACGAAGAGGTCATCGCCGCGGCCGACGAGCGCGGCGTGGCCATGGTCTTCACCGGCCTGCGGCACTTCCGCCATTGA
- the hisH gene encoding imidazole glycerol phosphate synthase subunit HisH codes for MGRVAVIDYGMGNLRSVSQAVMHAAQGLGGAAPEVIVTADPAAVRAAERVVLPGQGAMRDCMRELREAHDGELLAAVREAAASKPLMGVCVGMQMLLDHSEEQDTPGLGLIPGRVRRFRLDDALQADGSRHKVPQMGWNRVRQHPFRGGAVHPVWAGVPDEAWFYFVHSYHAAPDDAAHTAGSTEYGLRFTSAVARDNIFATQFHPEKSAAHGLALYRNFLSWRP; via the coding sequence ATGGGACGCGTCGCCGTCATCGACTACGGCATGGGCAATCTGCGCTCGGTGTCGCAGGCCGTGATGCATGCCGCCCAGGGCCTGGGCGGGGCGGCGCCCGAGGTCATCGTCACCGCCGATCCGGCGGCCGTGCGTGCGGCCGAGCGCGTCGTGCTGCCCGGCCAGGGCGCCATGCGCGACTGCATGCGCGAGCTGCGCGAAGCCCACGATGGCGAGCTGCTCGCCGCCGTGCGGGAGGCGGCGGCCAGCAAGCCGCTGATGGGCGTGTGCGTTGGCATGCAGATGCTGCTCGACCATTCCGAGGAGCAGGACACGCCCGGCCTGGGCCTGATCCCCGGCCGCGTCCGGCGCTTCCGGCTCGACGACGCCCTGCAGGCCGACGGCAGCCGCCACAAGGTGCCGCAGATGGGCTGGAACCGCGTGCGCCAGCACCCCTTCCGGGGCGGGGCGGTGCATCCGGTCTGGGCCGGCGTGCCCGACGAGGCCTGGTTCTACTTCGTGCACAGCTACCACGCCGCGCCGGACGATGCGGCCCACACCGCGGGCAGCACCGAGTACGGTTTGCGATTTACCAGCGCGGTGGCCCGGGATAATATTTTCGCGACCCAGTTCCACCCCGAGAAGAGCGCGGCACACGGCCTGGCCCTTTACCGCAACTTCTTGAGCTGGCGTCCCTGA
- the lpxC gene encoding UDP-3-O-acyl-N-acetylglucosamine deacetylase has protein sequence MLAQRSLKTLTRAVGVGLHSGQRVELTLRPAPVDTGIVFRRVDLPVPVEIPVTATSVCDTRLASTLSPGGDPGAPKVNTVEHLMSACCGLGIDNLIIDITAEEVPILDGSSASFVYLLQSAGVQGQAAAKRFLRVKKPVEVREGQGAGLKWARLEPHHGYKLAFEIDFDHPAVDATGQRVEFDFARGDYGRDIARARTFGFTKDVDMMRARGLSLGGSMDNAIVVADRRVLNADGLRYDDEFVKHKILDAIGDLYIAGKPLLAAYSAYKSGHALNNKLLRALLDDPEAWEIASFEREADAPRGFAPAVGFGR, from the coding sequence ATGTTGGCCCAACGCAGTCTCAAGACCCTCACCCGCGCCGTTGGCGTCGGCCTGCACAGCGGGCAGCGGGTCGAGCTGACTCTCCGGCCTGCGCCGGTCGACACCGGCATCGTCTTCCGTCGGGTCGACCTGCCGGTGCCGGTGGAGATTCCGGTCACGGCCACTTCGGTCTGCGACACGCGGCTGGCCTCGACCCTGTCGCCCGGTGGCGATCCCGGTGCGCCCAAGGTCAACACCGTCGAGCACCTGATGAGCGCCTGCTGCGGCCTGGGCATCGACAACCTGATCATCGACATCACCGCCGAGGAGGTGCCCATCCTCGACGGCTCCTCGGCCAGCTTCGTCTACTTGCTGCAGAGCGCCGGCGTGCAGGGCCAGGCCGCGGCCAAGCGCTTCCTGCGGGTGAAGAAGCCGGTGGAAGTGCGCGAGGGCCAGGGCGCCGGCCTCAAGTGGGCGCGGCTGGAGCCGCACCATGGCTACAAGCTGGCTTTCGAGATCGACTTCGACCATCCGGCGGTGGATGCCACCGGCCAGCGCGTCGAGTTCGACTTCGCCCGCGGTGACTACGGCCGCGACATCGCCCGCGCCCGCACCTTCGGCTTCACCAAGGACGTAGACATGATGCGGGCTCGCGGCCTGAGCCTGGGCGGCAGCATGGACAACGCCATCGTCGTGGCCGACCGCCGTGTGCTGAATGCCGACGGCCTGCGCTACGACGACGAGTTCGTGAAGCACAAGATCCTCGACGCCATCGGCGACCTCTACATCGCCGGCAAACCGCTGCTGGCCGCCTACAGCGCCTACAAGAGCGGCCACGCGCTCAACAACAAGCTGCTGCGTGCGCTGCTGGACGATCCCGAGGCCTGGGAGATCGCTTCCTTCGAGCGCGAGGCCGATGCGCCGCGCGGCTTCGCACCGGCTGTCGGCTTCGGCCGCTGA
- the ruvC gene encoding crossover junction endodeoxyribonuclease RuvC: MSATRVLGIDPGLRTTGFGVIEAEGASLRYLASGTIRTDSLPNGDLPGRIKLIFDGVREIVARYEPQQAALEIVFVNVNPQSTLLLGQARGAALAALVSRGLAVSEYTSAQLKKAVVGAGQARKEQVQHMVMHLLKLPGLPGPDAADALGLAIAHVHVGGSQAAIAAVTPLQRRAHSQYRGGRSY; this comes from the coding sequence ATGTCCGCCACCCGCGTCCTTGGCATCGACCCCGGCCTGCGCACGACCGGCTTCGGCGTGATCGAGGCCGAGGGCGCCAGCCTGCGCTACCTGGCCAGCGGCACCATCCGCACCGACAGCCTGCCCAATGGCGACCTGCCCGGGCGCATCAAGCTGATCTTCGACGGCGTGCGCGAGATCGTCGCGCGCTACGAGCCGCAGCAGGCGGCGCTGGAGATCGTCTTCGTCAACGTCAACCCGCAGAGCACGCTGCTGCTCGGCCAGGCGCGCGGCGCGGCGCTGGCCGCCCTGGTCAGCCGCGGGCTGGCGGTGTCGGAATACACCTCGGCCCAGCTGAAGAAGGCCGTGGTCGGCGCCGGCCAGGCGCGCAAGGAGCAGGTGCAGCACATGGTCATGCACCTGCTGAAGCTGCCGGGCCTGCCGGGGCCGGATGCGGCCGATGCGCTCGGCCTGGCGATCGCCCATGTGCATGTCGGCGGCTCGCAGGCGGCGATTGCCGCCGTGACGCCGCTGCAGCGGCGCGCGCACAGCCAGTACCGGGGCGGGCGCAGCTACTGA